One Streptomyces sp. V4I8 genomic window carries:
- a CDS encoding SpoIIE family protein phosphatase — MSEIPAKATEFEDPSDGARRKTAGERAYGTEAAHGDSHGTRTTRASHDTQASGDTGTSDSRGPFASDASASRDPGFAFDEPRPGDPVWQSSPPGSIYDYIKVASFSIGPDGLVEQWSLRAEQLFGIPAERAVGMDPIEAFIDPDLREQGQRKMAEILDGREWTGVVPFRTPDGADGRRGQDGLAEVYVMPTRTEDGEKAAVCIVVDVRTLRRMETDLAASQAIFGQSPFGFLLIDPDLRVRRANHRFASLFGGTPDDHRGRGVHDYLPRPEADRVAATLRRVLESGDSITDMHVTGFVPGSDERRHWSVFLYRVHSGSGRPIGIAWLGTDITARRAAAREAAAARRNLALLNEAGARIGNSLDLETTARELLDVVVPGFCDLATVDLYQGLLAGDETPPGLADGSAELRRVAFSSAVSDAPFVGGGVPVAVGAVHHYPFNSPCADALRTARPQYVPGEEGGLVQSTLAVPMVAHDTVVGLAQFARTKGSEPFGDRDRDLAVELAARAAVCIDNARLYRREHERALILQRSLLPPGDPVASGLDIACRYLPGNSSSDRPSEVGGDWFDVIELPGHRTALVVGDVMGRGLRAAVAMGELRSAVRTLALLDLEPAEVLSALDEIARGLGAPGGVQQATRAARRPREADLSEVYLATCVYAVYDSVTRRCTFANAGHLPPVLVEPGEDALMLDVPPGMPLGVGGEPFEEVEVELPEGALLALYTDGLVESRDHPLDEGLQAFVGTLTDPTRPLEDVCDHVLNTLDSHHGEDDIALLMARVQGLPAESVGDWTLPREPRSVGRAREYARGQLLSWDLEPLVDTTELLVSELVTNALRYGEGDIRLRLLLDRTLVCEVWDSGLVQPRRRRARDTDEGGRGLQLVGLLSAAWGSRRTPRGKTVWFELPLPDGENGVADPAEALLSLF; from the coding sequence GTGAGCGAGATACCAGCGAAGGCCACGGAGTTTGAGGACCCGTCGGACGGCGCGAGGCGGAAGACCGCGGGGGAGCGGGCCTACGGCACAGAGGCCGCTCACGGCGATTCCCACGGCACACGCACCACACGCGCCTCTCACGACACACAGGCCTCCGGCGACACCGGCACAAGCGACTCCCGGGGTCCGTTCGCCTCGGACGCCTCCGCCTCTCGCGACCCCGGTTTCGCCTTCGACGAGCCCCGCCCCGGCGACCCGGTCTGGCAGAGCAGCCCGCCCGGCTCGATCTACGACTACATCAAGGTCGCGTCCTTCTCGATCGGCCCCGACGGCCTGGTCGAGCAGTGGAGCCTGCGCGCCGAACAGCTCTTCGGCATCCCGGCCGAGCGTGCCGTCGGCATGGACCCCATCGAGGCGTTCATCGACCCGGACCTGCGCGAGCAGGGCCAGCGCAAGATGGCCGAGATCCTGGACGGACGGGAGTGGACCGGCGTGGTCCCCTTCCGGACGCCGGACGGCGCGGACGGACGGCGCGGTCAGGACGGGCTCGCCGAGGTGTACGTCATGCCGACGCGGACCGAGGACGGGGAGAAGGCCGCCGTCTGCATCGTCGTCGATGTCCGCACACTCCGTCGGATGGAGACCGACCTCGCCGCCTCGCAGGCGATATTCGGTCAATCTCCGTTCGGTTTCCTGCTGATCGACCCCGACCTGCGGGTGCGCCGCGCCAACCACCGGTTCGCCTCCCTCTTCGGCGGCACCCCCGACGACCATCGCGGCCGAGGCGTCCACGACTATCTGCCGCGCCCCGAGGCCGACCGCGTCGCGGCGACCCTGCGCCGCGTCCTGGAGAGCGGCGACTCCATCACGGACATGCACGTCACCGGGTTTGTGCCCGGCTCCGACGAGCGCCGCCACTGGTCCGTCTTCCTCTACCGGGTGCACAGCGGCAGCGGCCGCCCCATCGGCATCGCCTGGCTCGGAACCGACATCACCGCCCGTCGCGCCGCCGCCCGCGAGGCCGCCGCCGCCCGGCGCAATCTCGCCCTGCTGAACGAGGCCGGCGCCCGCATCGGCAACTCCCTCGACCTGGAGACCACGGCCCGCGAACTCCTCGACGTCGTGGTCCCCGGCTTCTGCGACCTGGCCACGGTCGACCTCTACCAGGGGCTGCTGGCCGGCGACGAGACCCCGCCCGGCCTCGCCGACGGCAGCGCGGAACTGCGCCGTGTCGCCTTCTCCAGCGCCGTCTCCGACGCGCCCTTCGTCGGCGGTGGCGTCCCCGTCGCGGTCGGCGCCGTCCACCACTACCCGTTCAACTCGCCCTGCGCGGACGCCCTGCGCACCGCCCGGCCGCAGTACGTGCCCGGCGAGGAGGGCGGCCTCGTGCAGTCCACGCTCGCGGTGCCGATGGTCGCCCACGACACGGTCGTAGGACTGGCGCAGTTCGCCCGTACGAAGGGGAGTGAGCCGTTCGGTGACCGGGACCGCGATCTCGCGGTGGAGCTGGCCGCGCGTGCGGCGGTGTGCATCGACAACGCCCGCCTGTACCGGCGCGAGCACGAACGCGCGCTGATACTGCAACGGTCCCTGCTGCCGCCGGGGGACCCGGTCGCGTCCGGCCTGGACATCGCCTGCCGCTATCTGCCGGGCAACTCCTCCTCCGACCGGCCCAGTGAGGTGGGCGGCGACTGGTTCGACGTCATCGAACTCCCCGGCCACCGCACGGCGTTGGTCGTCGGGGACGTCATGGGACGGGGCCTGCGCGCGGCCGTGGCGATGGGCGAACTCCGTTCCGCCGTACGGACGCTGGCGTTGCTGGACCTCGAACCGGCCGAGGTCCTCTCGGCGCTGGACGAGATCGCCCGCGGCCTCGGCGCCCCCGGCGGCGTCCAGCAGGCCACCCGCGCGGCCCGCCGGCCCCGGGAGGCGGACCTGTCCGAGGTGTACCTCGCGACCTGCGTGTACGCGGTCTACGACTCCGTCACACGCCGCTGCACCTTCGCGAACGCCGGTCATCTGCCGCCGGTCCTCGTCGAACCCGGCGAGGACGCGCTGATGCTCGACGTGCCGCCGGGGATGCCACTGGGTGTGGGCGGGGAGCCGTTCGAGGAGGTGGAAGTCGAACTCCCGGAGGGCGCGCTGCTGGCCCTCTACACGGACGGCCTGGTCGAGTCCCGCGACCACCCCCTGGACGAGGGCCTGCAAGCCTTCGTCGGCACGCTCACCGACCCGACCCGCCCGCTGGAGGACGTCTGCGACCACGTCCTCAACACCCTCGACAGCCACCACGGCGAGGACGACATCGCGCTGCTGATGGCACGTGTCCAGGGGCTGCCCGCCGAGTCGGTCGGCGACTGGACCCTGCCCCGCGAGCCGCGCAGCGTGGGCCGCGCCCGTGAGTACGCCCGCGGCCAGCTGCTGTCGTGGGACCTCGAACCCCTGGTCGACACCACGGAGCTGCTGGTCAGCGAACTGGTCACGAACGCCCTGCGCTACGGCGAGGGCGACATCAGGCTGAGGCTGCTGCTGGACCGCACACTGGTCTGCGAGGTCTGGGACTCCGGCCTGGTCCAGCCGCGCCGCCGCCGAGCCCGTGACACGGACGAGGGCGGGCGTGGGCTGCAACTGGTCGGCCTGCTCAGCGCCGCGTGGGGCTCCCGCCGGACGCCGCGCGGCAAGACGGTGTGGTTCGAACTGCCGCTGCCGGACGGCGAGAACGGGGTGGCGGACCCGGCGGAGGCCTTGCTGAGCCTGTTCTGA
- a CDS encoding (deoxy)nucleoside triphosphate pyrophosphohydrolase, translating to MTERIVVGAALLEGGRLLAARRSAPEELAGRWELPGGKVEPGETPEAALVRELREELGVDAEVIERVPGAWPLKPPYVLHVWTVRLLAGSGEPEPLQDHDALRWLEAGELWDVDWLDQDVPAVREVAGRLRS from the coding sequence ATGACGGAACGGATCGTGGTCGGCGCCGCGCTGTTGGAGGGGGGCCGCCTGCTCGCGGCGCGCCGCAGCGCCCCCGAGGAGCTGGCCGGACGCTGGGAGTTGCCCGGAGGCAAGGTGGAGCCCGGCGAGACGCCCGAGGCGGCGCTCGTGCGGGAGCTGCGGGAGGAACTCGGCGTGGACGCCGAAGTGATCGAGCGTGTGCCGGGGGCGTGGCCCCTGAAGCCCCCCTACGTCCTGCACGTGTGGACGGTCCGACTCCTTGCCGGTTCCGGGGAACCCGAGCCCCTCCAGGACCACGACGCGCTGCGCTGGCTTGAGGCCGGGGAACTCTGGGACGTGGACTGGCTGGACCAGGATGTGCCGGCGGTCCGGGAGGTGGCGGGGCGGCTTCGTTCCTGA
- a CDS encoding SPOR domain-containing protein — protein MNDSTITLPWLVIRQDDNGNRYRVGRYATRAEAQKIADSLDGRGHKQLYWVERLAQNGDSADH, from the coding sequence ATGAACGACAGCACGATCACTCTCCCTTGGCTCGTGATTCGGCAGGACGACAACGGCAATCGCTACCGCGTCGGCCGGTACGCGACTCGGGCGGAGGCCCAGAAGATCGCGGACAGCCTCGACGGTCGCGGACACAAGCAGCTGTACTGGGTCGAGCGGCTCGCGCAGAACGGCGACAGCGCGGACCACTGA
- a CDS encoding oxidoreductase codes for MNKVWLITGATSGFGRAIAEAALAEGDVVVGAARRPEQLDDLVAAHPDQVEALRLDVTETGAAEAAVRDVVARHGRIDVLVNNAGRTHVGAFEETTERELRELFEVHVFGPAALTRAVLPHMRERRSGAIVQMSSMGGQMSFAGFSAYSGTKFALEGLSEGLADEVAEYGIKVLIVEPGSFRTSLFETGRKGVSADSGLYAKVSRTRGFVSGGDGTQPGDPAKAAALIRAALEAERTPLRLPLGDDGVTAVLGHLDQVREDVVAWEKSTRATGFDD; via the coding sequence ATGAACAAGGTGTGGCTGATCACCGGCGCGACCAGCGGTTTCGGACGGGCGATCGCGGAGGCGGCGCTCGCGGAGGGCGACGTGGTGGTGGGCGCGGCACGGCGGCCCGAGCAACTGGACGACCTGGTGGCCGCGCACCCCGACCAGGTGGAGGCGCTGCGCCTGGACGTCACGGAGACGGGGGCCGCCGAGGCCGCCGTACGGGATGTGGTGGCGCGGCACGGACGGATCGACGTCCTGGTCAACAACGCGGGCCGCACCCACGTCGGCGCCTTCGAGGAGACGACGGAGCGGGAGCTGCGGGAGCTGTTCGAGGTGCATGTCTTCGGCCCTGCCGCGCTCACCCGGGCCGTGCTGCCGCACATGCGCGAGCGGCGCTCCGGGGCGATCGTGCAGATGAGCAGCATGGGCGGGCAGATGTCCTTCGCGGGCTTCTCGGCGTACAGCGGAACGAAGTTCGCCCTGGAGGGCCTCTCCGAGGGGCTCGCCGACGAGGTCGCCGAGTACGGCATCAAGGTGCTGATCGTCGAGCCGGGTTCGTTCCGTACGTCGCTGTTCGAGACCGGGCGGAAGGGAGTCAGCGCGGACAGCGGTCTGTACGCCAAGGTGTCCCGGACCCGCGGTTTCGTCTCGGGCGGCGACGGCACCCAGCCGGGTGACCCGGCGAAGGCGGCGGCCCTGATCCGAGCCGCGCTGGAGGCTGAACGGACCCCGCTGCGGCTGCCGTTGGGTGACGACGGGGTCACGGCCGTACTCGGCCATCTGGACCAGGTCCGTGAGGACGTCGTGGCGTGGGAGAAGTCGACGCGGGCGACGGGGTTCGACGACTGA
- a CDS encoding ATP-binding protein produces the protein MNPLAWEVIGVIDTDGGCAEWTFPAEAGAVRAARAAVRGRLRDWDLDSLADLAVLLVSELVTNSLRHATGPIGVRLVRPADLDGVLLVEVSDPLPDPPRERVAHLEDESGRGLQLVAHSSRRWGTRPGRNTGKTVWFELAVPE, from the coding sequence GTGAACCCGCTGGCCTGGGAAGTGATCGGCGTGATCGACACCGATGGCGGCTGCGCCGAGTGGACCTTTCCCGCGGAGGCGGGCGCGGTGCGCGCGGCGCGGGCCGCCGTGCGTGGCCGGCTGCGTGACTGGGACCTCGACAGCCTGGCCGATCTCGCGGTGCTGCTGGTCAGCGAGCTGGTGACCAACTCCCTGCGACACGCCACGGGGCCCATCGGCGTACGCCTGGTACGCCCCGCCGACCTCGACGGCGTCCTTCTGGTCGAGGTCTCCGACCCCCTCCCGGACCCACCCCGCGAACGTGTCGCCCACCTCGAGGACGAGAGCGGCCGCGGACTCCAGCTCGTGGCGCATTCCTCGCGCCGATGGGGTACCCGGCCGGGCCGGAACACCGGGAAGACCGTGTGGTTCGAGCTCGCGGTGCCGGAGTGA
- a CDS encoding GntR family transcriptional regulator has translation MTFGEQPAYLRVAGDLRKKIVDGSLPPHTRLPSQARIREEYGVSDTVALEARKVLMAEGLVEGRSGSGTYVRERPVPRRISRSGFRPPAGATPFRQEQADGETRGTWESSSAQAEASVAVAERLGIRPGDRVMCTRYLFRDAGEAMMLSTSWEPLAVTGRTPVMLPEEGPLGGMGVVERMAAIDVVVDNVTEEVGARPGLAEELLTLGGVPGHVVVVIQRTYYASGRPVETADVVIPADRYRVAYHLPVK, from the coding sequence GTGACTTTCGGTGAGCAGCCGGCGTACCTGCGCGTCGCGGGTGATCTCCGCAAGAAGATCGTCGACGGTTCGCTGCCACCGCACACCCGCCTCCCGTCCCAGGCCAGGATCCGCGAGGAGTACGGCGTCTCGGACACCGTCGCGCTGGAGGCCCGCAAGGTGCTGATGGCCGAGGGGCTGGTCGAGGGCCGCTCGGGCTCCGGGACGTACGTCCGTGAGCGGCCCGTGCCCCGCCGGATCTCCCGCTCCGGCTTCCGCCCGCCGGCCGGCGCCACGCCCTTCCGGCAGGAGCAGGCCGACGGCGAGACACGCGGCACCTGGGAGTCCAGCAGCGCGCAGGCCGAGGCGAGCGTCGCCGTCGCCGAGCGGCTCGGCATCCGGCCCGGCGACCGCGTCATGTGCACGAGGTACCTCTTCCGGGACGCCGGCGAGGCGATGATGCTCTCCACCTCCTGGGAACCGCTCGCCGTCACCGGCCGTACGCCCGTGATGCTGCCCGAGGAGGGCCCGCTCGGTGGCATGGGCGTCGTCGAACGCATGGCGGCCATCGACGTCGTCGTGGACAACGTCACCGAGGAGGTGGGCGCGCGCCCGGGCCTCGCGGAGGAACTGCTGACGCTGGGTGGCGTCCCGGGTCATGTGGTCGTGGTCATCCAGCGCACCTACTACGCCTCCGGCCGTCCGGTGGAGACGGCGGACGTGGTGATTCCGGCGGACCGCTACCGGGTCGCGTACCACCTCCCGGTGAAGTAG
- a CDS encoding S8 family serine peptidase: protein MAVMRNSRRDTRRRLAALSVAATAALTASLVSALPAAAAPEGRIQYAGAPNAVAGSYIVTLRADHARSGSTAGRALVQKYGAGIERTYRKALNGYAIEASEAEAERLAADPAVASVVQNRTFGVDATQTNPPSWGLDRIDQKNLPLNSSYTYPDSAGQGVTAYVIDTGVRISHGDFGGRASYGYDAIDNDNTAQDGHGHGTHVAGTVAGTAHGVAKKAKIVGVRVLNNSGQGTTDQVVAGIDWVTQNAVKPAVANMSLGGGADTALDTAVRNAVASGITFAVAAGNESTNASTRSPARVTEAITVGATTSGDARASYSNYGSVLDLFAPGSSITSTWNTSDSATNTISGTSMASPHVAGAAALHLAANPSATPAQVAAALTSAATTGVVTSPGTGSPNRLLNVGGGTTTPPGPRFENTGDYAIADNSTVESPVTVSGVSGNAPSALAVEVHIVHTYIGDLQVQLIAPDGTAYTLKSYGTGGSSDNINTTYSVNASSEAANGTWKLRVSDNANLDTGRIDAWALQFQP, encoded by the coding sequence ATGGCAGTGATGCGTAACTCCCGAAGAGACACCCGGCGAAGACTGGCCGCCCTCAGTGTGGCGGCCACCGCGGCCCTCACCGCGAGCCTCGTCTCCGCTCTCCCCGCCGCGGCCGCTCCCGAGGGCCGTATCCAGTACGCGGGCGCCCCCAACGCCGTCGCCGGCAGCTACATCGTGACCCTGAGGGCGGACCACGCCCGGTCGGGCTCCACGGCGGGGCGTGCCCTCGTCCAGAAGTACGGCGCCGGCATCGAGCGCACCTACCGGAAGGCCCTCAACGGCTACGCGATCGAGGCCTCCGAGGCCGAGGCCGAGCGGCTCGCCGCCGACCCGGCCGTCGCCTCCGTCGTCCAGAACCGCACCTTCGGCGTCGACGCGACCCAGACCAACCCGCCCTCCTGGGGCCTGGACCGCATCGACCAGAAGAACCTGCCGCTGAACAGCTCGTACACCTACCCGGACTCGGCCGGACAGGGCGTGACGGCGTACGTCATCGACACCGGCGTCCGCATCTCCCACGGCGACTTCGGCGGCCGGGCCTCCTACGGCTACGACGCCATCGACAACGACAACACCGCCCAGGACGGCCACGGCCACGGCACGCACGTCGCCGGCACGGTCGCCGGGACGGCGCACGGCGTCGCCAAGAAGGCGAAGATCGTCGGCGTGCGCGTGCTCAACAACTCCGGCCAGGGCACCACCGACCAGGTCGTCGCCGGCATCGACTGGGTCACCCAGAACGCGGTCAAGCCGGCCGTCGCCAACATGTCCCTGGGCGGCGGCGCCGACACCGCCCTCGACACCGCCGTACGCAACGCCGTCGCCTCCGGCATCACCTTCGCCGTCGCGGCCGGCAACGAGTCCACCAACGCCTCCACCCGGTCGCCCGCACGCGTCACCGAGGCCATCACGGTCGGCGCGACCACGAGCGGTGACGCCCGCGCGAGCTACTCCAACTACGGGTCGGTCCTGGACCTGTTCGCGCCTGGCTCGTCCATCACCTCGACCTGGAACACGAGCGATTCGGCGACCAACACCATCTCCGGCACGTCGATGGCGAGCCCGCACGTCGCGGGCGCGGCCGCGCTCCATCTCGCCGCCAACCCCTCGGCCACCCCGGCCCAGGTCGCCGCGGCCCTGACGTCCGCCGCCACGACCGGCGTCGTCACCAGCCCCGGCACGGGCTCGCCCAACCGGCTCCTCAACGTCGGCGGCGGTACGACCACCCCGCCCGGCCCCCGCTTCGAGAACACCGGTGACTACGCGATCGCCGACAACTCCACCGTCGAGTCCCCGGTGACGGTCTCCGGCGTCTCCGGCAACGCGCCCTCCGCCCTGGCCGTGGAGGTCCACATCGTCCACACGTACATCGGCGACCTCCAGGTCCAGCTGATCGCCCCCGACGGCACGGCCTACACGCTGAAGTCGTACGGCACGGGCGGCAGTTCGGACAACATCAACACCACGTACTCGGTGAACGCCTCCTCGGAGGCCGCCAACGGCACGTGGAAGCTCCGCGTGAGCGACAACGCGAACCTCGACACCGGGCGCATCGACGCCTGGGCCCTCCAGTTCCAGCCCTGA
- a CDS encoding succinate dehydrogenase/fumarate reductase iron-sulfur subunit: MSSYEARFKVWRGDVQGGGLEDFKVEVNDGEVVLDIIHRLQATQAPDLAVRWNCKAGKCGSCSAEINGRPRLMCMTRMSVFTREETITVTPLRAFPVVRDLVTDVNFNYAKAREVPSFVPPEGLAPGEYRMMQEDVDRSQEFRKCIECFLCQDTCHVVRDHEENKPAFAGPRFLMRVAELDMHPLDAAAESGLDRKATAQDEHGLGYCNITKCCTEVCPEGIKITDNALIPLKERAVDRKYDPLVWLGNKIKRRTSPGG; encoded by the coding sequence GTGAGCAGCTATGAGGCCCGCTTCAAGGTGTGGCGGGGCGATGTGCAGGGCGGCGGCCTGGAGGACTTCAAGGTCGAGGTGAACGACGGTGAGGTGGTCCTCGACATCATCCACCGCCTCCAGGCCACCCAGGCCCCCGACCTGGCCGTCCGCTGGAACTGCAAGGCGGGCAAGTGCGGTTCGTGCTCCGCGGAGATCAACGGGCGTCCGCGGCTGATGTGCATGACGCGGATGTCGGTGTTCACCCGGGAGGAGACGATCACGGTGACGCCGCTGCGGGCGTTCCCGGTGGTCCGCGATCTCGTCACGGACGTCAACTTCAACTACGCCAAGGCGCGCGAGGTCCCGTCCTTCGTGCCGCCGGAGGGGCTGGCCCCGGGCGAGTACCGCATGATGCAGGAGGACGTGGACCGCTCCCAGGAGTTCCGCAAGTGCATCGAGTGCTTCCTGTGCCAGGACACCTGCCATGTCGTCCGCGACCACGAGGAGAACAAGCCGGCGTTCGCGGGCCCGCGCTTCCTGATGCGCGTCGCCGAACTCGACATGCACCCCCTGGACGCGGCCGCCGAGTCGGGCCTGGACCGCAAGGCCACGGCCCAGGACGAACACGGCCTCGGCTACTGCAACATCACCAAGTGCTGCACGGAGGTCTGCCCCGAGGGCATCAAGATCACGGACAATGCGCTGATTCCCTTGAAGGAACGGGCGGTCGACCGTAAGTACGACCCGCTCGTGTGGCTGGGGAACAAGATCAAGCGGCGGACTTCGCCGGGCGGGTAA
- a CDS encoding DUF4190 domain-containing protein, with translation MSIPPPPGPHQSQGSPEQPRGPYAQGQYPPPAPYPYSAPGAPGPYPYHLYGPYGRPGPVNGVAIGALVLGILCFVPAVGLVLGVIALAQIKRKGERGKGMAIAGSVLSSVGLALWALALSTGSASDFWDGFKGAAGGDGTAYALAKGDCFDTPSGDLEGDAYDVDEVSCAGGHDGEVFAVVTLPGGSFPGDDEIELTADDKCYALQDGYAMDTWAVPDDVDVYYLVPSRQSWRLGDREITCLFGSTAENGRLTGSLRTDPTTLDADQTAFLTATNAIDTVLYEEPEEYPEEDLAANQAWAKDVHTVLGEQIEALRGHSWPAEAGKPVAELAEEMEAARKEWSRAAAAKDADTYFTHYDSGYAYVDGPTTVTARKALGLDTTVPAPYEDDSDSGGSGSEDGLAV, from the coding sequence GTGTCCATACCTCCGCCTCCCGGACCCCACCAGTCACAAGGGTCCCCGGAGCAGCCCCGGGGGCCGTACGCGCAGGGCCAGTACCCGCCGCCGGCGCCGTATCCGTACAGCGCACCCGGTGCCCCGGGGCCGTACCCGTACCACCTCTACGGCCCGTACGGCCGCCCCGGGCCCGTCAACGGCGTGGCCATCGGGGCCCTCGTCCTCGGCATCCTCTGCTTCGTGCCCGCCGTGGGGCTGGTGCTGGGGGTGATCGCGCTGGCGCAGATCAAGAGGAAGGGCGAGCGCGGCAAGGGCATGGCGATCGCCGGGTCCGTGCTGTCCTCCGTCGGGCTCGCGTTGTGGGCGCTGGCGCTGTCCACGGGCTCCGCGTCCGACTTCTGGGACGGCTTCAAGGGCGCCGCCGGCGGCGACGGCACCGCCTACGCGCTCGCCAAGGGCGACTGCTTCGACACCCCCTCCGGCGATCTGGAGGGCGACGCCTACGACGTCGACGAGGTGTCCTGCGCCGGCGGGCACGACGGCGAGGTGTTCGCCGTCGTCACGCTGCCGGGCGGCTCCTTCCCGGGCGACGACGAGATCGAGCTGACCGCGGACGACAAGTGCTATGCCCTCCAGGACGGCTACGCCATGGACACCTGGGCCGTACCGGACGACGTGGACGTCTACTACCTCGTCCCCTCCCGGCAGAGCTGGCGCCTAGGCGACCGCGAGATCACCTGCCTGTTCGGCAGCACGGCCGAGAACGGCAGGCTGACCGGCTCGCTGCGCACCGACCCGACGACGCTCGACGCCGACCAGACCGCCTTCCTCACCGCGACCAACGCCATCGACACGGTCCTGTACGAGGAGCCCGAGGAATACCCCGAGGAGGACCTGGCGGCCAACCAGGCCTGGGCGAAGGACGTTCACACCGTGCTCGGAGAGCAGATCGAGGCGCTGCGCGGGCACAGCTGGCCCGCCGAGGCCGGGAAGCCGGTCGCCGAGCTGGCCGAGGAGATGGAGGCGGCCCGCAAGGAGTGGTCACGGGCGGCCGCGGCGAAGGACGCGGACACGTACTTCACGCACTACGACAGCGGGTACGCATACGTCGACGGCCCCACGACCGTCACCGCGCGCAAGGCTCTGGGCCTGGACACCACGGTCCCGGCCCCCTATGAGGACGACTCCGACAGCGGCGGGAGCGGGAGCGAGGACGGACTCGCCGTCTGA
- a CDS encoding LysR family transcriptional regulator yields MVMTMDVHVRDLRYFVTVAEELHFTRAAERLYVSQPALSKQVRSLERQLGVELFRRDPQGVALTEAGTALLPHARRVLDAWSQGSAAVEAARATARGTLVVGMSTSPGRGGLLPAIRSRFTAAHPDTTLRLRQVSWEDPTAGLADGDADVAFVWLPLPDAGRYTWTVVAEEPRLVALLESHPLAGRTEIDFTELVDEPFLALPPGAGPLRDYWLALDERGGRAPRVGAEIASTEETYEALVAGLGICLVATGNAPLITLGGVVTRPVRGLSPSRYALAWRREDEGRALVRGYAEACRRATGRG; encoded by the coding sequence ATGGTTATGACCATGGACGTTCATGTGCGCGATCTGCGCTACTTCGTGACGGTGGCCGAGGAGCTGCACTTCACCCGTGCGGCCGAGCGGTTGTATGTCTCGCAGCCCGCGCTGAGCAAGCAAGTACGGTCGCTGGAGCGGCAGTTGGGCGTCGAGCTGTTCCGCCGCGATCCGCAGGGCGTGGCCCTGACCGAGGCCGGTACGGCACTGCTGCCGCATGCGCGGCGGGTGCTGGACGCCTGGTCGCAGGGGTCGGCGGCGGTGGAGGCCGCCCGCGCGACGGCGCGCGGCACGCTCGTCGTCGGCATGAGCACCAGTCCGGGCCGCGGCGGTCTGCTCCCGGCGATCCGCTCCCGCTTCACCGCCGCCCACCCGGACACCACCCTGCGGCTGCGCCAGGTGAGCTGGGAGGACCCGACGGCCGGCCTGGCCGACGGCGACGCCGACGTGGCCTTCGTCTGGCTGCCCCTCCCCGACGCAGGCCGCTACACCTGGACGGTGGTCGCTGAGGAGCCCCGGCTGGTCGCCCTCCTGGAATCGCACCCGCTCGCGGGCCGTACGGAGATCGACTTCACGGAACTGGTGGACGAGCCGTTCCTCGCCCTGCCGCCGGGCGCCGGCCCGTTGCGCGACTACTGGCTCGCCCTGGACGAGCGGGGCGGCCGGGCGCCGCGCGTCGGGGCGGAGATCGCGAGCACGGAGGAGACGTACGAGGCCCTGGTCGCGGGCCTCGGCATCTGCCTCGTGGCGACCGGCAACGCCCCGCTGATCACCCTGGGCGGGGTGGTCACCCGGCCGGTGCGGGGGCTCTCGCCGAGCCGCTACGCGCTGGCGTGGCGCAGGGAGGACGAGGGGCGGGCGCTGGTGCGCGGGTATGCGGAGGCGTGCCGGCGGGCGACGGGGCGGGGCTGA